A region from the Sutcliffiella horikoshii genome encodes:
- a CDS encoding phosphatase PAP2 family protein → MEAELGKKLVKEKQSSKWRRLILFILCGAFFIWSFQQIMNEHAIGFDESIRSMVNGWEAEALISFFHLFTMLGDKTGVIIIMLLSIMLIWWKQRDYAAMGVIVGGVIIVNELNKWLKGFTGRERPMTGPGAESLSFPSGHAMVGLFFYGLLLYFALAYTKQSGMRFFIAIFGVIFIALLGTSRVFLNYHYPSDVFAGYAAGYICLILGVLLYEWIQSLRQRKKAM, encoded by the coding sequence ATGGAAGCAGAATTAGGAAAGAAGCTGGTCAAAGAAAAACAAAGTAGTAAATGGAGAAGGTTGATCCTATTTATATTATGTGGTGCCTTTTTTATATGGTCCTTTCAACAAATAATGAATGAACATGCAATTGGTTTTGATGAATCCATTCGCAGCATGGTAAATGGATGGGAAGCAGAGGCACTGATTAGTTTTTTTCACTTGTTTACGATGCTTGGGGATAAAACCGGAGTCATTATCATCATGTTACTATCCATCATGCTGATTTGGTGGAAACAAAGGGATTACGCAGCGATGGGAGTAATCGTTGGAGGCGTGATAATCGTCAATGAACTTAACAAATGGCTGAAAGGCTTCACAGGGCGCGAAAGACCGATGACAGGTCCAGGAGCGGAAAGTCTCAGTTTTCCAAGTGGACATGCGATGGTTGGGTTGTTTTTCTATGGCTTATTATTATATTTTGCATTAGCATATACAAAACAAAGTGGAATGCGTTTCTTTATTGCGATATTTGGGGTAATCTTTATCGCGCTTCTCGGTACAAGCCGAGTGTTTTTAAATTACCATTATCCTTCTGATGTTTTTGCAGGATATGCAGCAGGCTACATATGTTTGATTTTAGGAGTATTATTATATGAATGGATTCAATCGTTACGTCAAAGGAAGAAAGCAATGTAG